In one Ornithorhynchus anatinus isolate Pmale09 chromosome 19, mOrnAna1.pri.v4, whole genome shotgun sequence genomic region, the following are encoded:
- the LOC100081435 gene encoding toll-like receptor 5 has protein sequence MMWLPLVLFSGMLLGASPARGVLPCSTTGPIAVYHFCNLTRVPLVANTTVRLLLAFNHIRTVNATSFPLLEKLELLELGNQTAALAIHRDAFRNLPNLKVLDLGYNPKLFLDPDAFRGLSNLLELRLFYCGLSESVLRDGHLRDLRSLIRLDLSTNRIQSLPLHASFRELRSLETLDLSKNQITSVCERDLQSLWGKHFFLLNLADNQLFSRRSVDWGACGNPFRNILLDTLDVSGNGWSADITRDFCAAINGTRVSSLVLRHHIMGSGFGFDNIKDPNSDTFSGLERSSAVQLDLSHGFIFSLGDRLFWALKKLKVLSLTHNKINRFEKGAFYGLDTLQVLNLSYNLLGELYNSNFDGLPNLKYIDLQQNHIGAIQDQTFTHLKELRTLDLRDNAIKEIHFLPSIDSAFLAGNKLVHLKGRINSAEFLHLAGNRLEDLGDLYLLLQIPNLQVLILNQNRFSYCYENYHFKENFSLMQLFLGENMLQLVWESGSCWDVFKGLSHLRVLYLNSNYLSFLPPGVFSNLKSLQILSLNANRLISLSHGDLPNTLVFLDLSRNQLFSPDPNLFMSLQVLDITHNRYICECELRDFLGWLNQSNVTFLGSPKDMYCVYPDSFSGVSLYSVSLEDCDEEEVLRPLKFSLFLFFTVTLLLIIISVIVYTQFRGFCFTGIKTVTRLVLGDRPKRTESNACKYDAYLCFSGKDFEWVQRAFLMHLDSQYNDNNRFNLCFEERDFLPGEDHISNIRDAIWNSRKTICVVTRQFLKDGWCIEAFNFAQSRYFSDLKDRLIMVVAGSLSQYQLMKYQPIRVFIQRQHYLKWPENLQDIGWFLDKLSQSVLKEKEVKKKANQIELQTIRMTS, from the coding sequence ATGATGTGGCTCCCCCTGGTGCTCTTCTCGGGAATGCTGTTGGGAGCCAGCCCTGCACGAGGAGTTCTGCCCTGCTCCACCACGGGACCCATTGCCGTGTACCATTTCTGCAACCTCACTCGGGTGCCCCTGGTCGCTAACACCACAGTGAGGCTTCTGTTGGCCTTCAACCATATCAGGACAGTGaacgccacctccttccctctgctggaGAAGCTGGAGCTGCTGGAGCTCGGGAACCAAACCGCTGCTCTGGCCATCCACAGAGACGCTTTCAGGAACCTGCCCAATCTCAAAGTCTTGGACTTGGGATACAATCCAAAGCTCTTCTTGGATCCCGACGCTTTCcggggactgtccaatctgctcGAGCTACGTCTCTTCTACTGCGGCCTCTCGGAGTCCGTGCTCAGGGACGGCCATTTGCGGGACTTACGTTCCTTGATCCGCTTGGATCTGTCCACAAACCGCATCCAAAGTCTTCCCCTTCACGCCTCGTTTCGGGAGTTGAGATCTCTGGAGACCCTGGACCTGTCAAAAAACCAGATCACCTCCGTGTGCGAAAGGGATCTCCAGAGCCTCTGGGGAAAACACTTCTTCCTGTTGAACCTTGCCGACAACCAGCTGTTCAGCCGCAGGTCTGTCGACTGGGGAGCGTGTGGGAACCCATTCAGGAACATCCTCCTCGACACCCTGGACGTTTCAGGGAACGGCTGGTCTGCCGACATCACGCGAGACTTCTGTGCCGCCATCAACGGGACACGGGTGTCCTCGCTGGTGCTCCGCCACCACATCATGGGCTCGGGATTTGGGTTTGATAACATCAAGGACCCCAACAGCGACACCTTCTCAGGGCTCGAGAGAAGTTCGGCGGTTCAGCTGGACCTCTCACATGGCTTTATCTTTTCTCTCGGGGACCGGCTCTTTTGGGCCCTCAAAAAACTAAAAGTCCTAAGTCTCACCCacaacaagataaacaggtttgaAAAAGGAGCATTTTATGGCCTCGACACTCTCCAAGTTCTCAACTTGTCATACAACCTGCTAGGTGAACTTTACAATTCCAATTTTGATGGCCTCCCTAACCTAAAGTATATTGATCTACAGCAAAATCACATTGGGGCAATTCAGGACCAGACCTTCACCCACCTGAAAGAATTAAGAACCTTAGATCTCCGCGACAATGCTATTAAAGAAATccattttctcccaagcattgacAGTGCCTTTCTGGCTGGTAACAAACTGGTACATCTGAAAGGCCGTATCAACTCGGCGGAATTTCTACACTTGGCAGGAAACAGACTGGAAGATTTGGGAGATCTGTACCTCCTTCTCCAAATTCCAAATCTCCAGGTTCTCATTTTAAATCAAAATCGGTTTTCCTATTGTTATGAAAATTATCATTTCAAAGAGAACTTCAGCTTGATGCAGCTTTTTCTCGGGGAAAATATGTTGCAACTTGTCTGGGAGTCAGGGTCGTGCTGGGATGTTTTTAAGGGGCTTTCTCATCTCAGAGTTCTCTATCTGAATAGCaactacctcagtttccttccacCGGGTGTTTTCAGTAACTTGAAATCACTTCAGATCCTTAGCCTGAATGCCAATCGATTGATTTCCCTCTCCCATGGTGATTTACCTAACACTTTAGTCTTCTTGGATTTATCCAGAAACCAGTTGTTTTCTCCTGATCCTAACCTCTTCATGTCCCTGCAAGTTCTGGATATAACCCATAACAGGTACATCTGTGAGTGTGAGCTCAGAGACTTTCTAGGCTGGCTAAACCAGTCAAATGTCACTTTTTTGGGGTCACCCAAGGACATGTACTGTGTGTATCCAGACTCCTTCTCTGGGGTCTCACTCTATTCCGTTTCCTTGGAGGATTGTGATGAAGAAGAAGTCCTAAGGCCACTCAAGttttcacttttccttttctttactgTGACCTTGCTCCTGATCATAATTAGTGTCATCGTTTACACACAGTTTCGGGGATTTTGTTTCACTGGGATCAAAACCGTCACAAGATTGGTGTTAGGAGATCGTCCAAAAAGGACAGAATCAAATGCGTGTAAGTATGATGCTTATTTGTGCTTCAGTGGCAAGGACTTTGAGTGGGTCCAGAGAGCTTTTCTCATGCACTTGGACTCCCAGTACAATGACAACAACAGATTTAACTTGTGCTTTGAAGAAAGAGACTTCCTACCAGGAGAAGATCATATTAGCAACATCCGAGATGCCATCTGGAACAGCAGAAAGACAATTTGCGTGGTCACGAGGCAGTTCCTCAAAGACGGCTGGTGTATTGAAGCCTTCAATTTTGCCCAGAGCAGATATTTCTCTGACCTTAAGGATAGACTAATCATGGTAGTGGCAGGATCACTCTCTCAGTATCAGCTGATGAAGTACCAACCCATTAGGGTCTTTATCCAGAGGCAACACTACTTGAAGTGGCCTGAGAATCTTCAGGACATTGGGTGGTTTCTAGATAAACTCTCCCAATCTGTGCTAAAGGAAAAGGAGGTGAAAAAGAAAGCCAACCAGATAGAGCTGCAAACTATTAGAATGACATCTTAG